The Primulina eburnea isolate SZY01 chromosome 18, ASM2296580v1, whole genome shotgun sequence genome segment CTAATCGTCAAATTAGAGCATCGGGTTAATCGAAGATCCAAACGCATTCATCAATCCAGTCCAGGATCCATTGATCCCGCCAGGATAACCTATCCCCGTCTCAGGATTACATGCAGCTTCTTGCTGAAGATTATGCCATTCAAGTGACAAAATATTGGATGTGTTCATTGGCTTCACATCCAGCTCGTGATGATTCTCGTACTGCAGCTGCGTCCCTGCAGTACTGAGATTTTCGATCCCAGATTGATAGAAAATCCCACCGAAGTTATCGTTGATCGCGCCGAAGTTATCTCCGTTGATTCCCATGAAATCCCGGCCCCCAAAAAGGGACGCATACTTGTTCTCCGAGAAGTGATCGACCGGAGCAGGATTTTCGAGCAAGAAACTACTGTGGTGAGAGTTCATGTTACCATTCAAAATCCCATTTGAGTGGAGAGATGGGAAGTGGATTTGATCAGGAAAAGCGAGCGGGAACCGATCCGTGGGATCAGCATTATCATGATTGTAATACGAGGACAGAGGAGAAGGTACTGATTGAGCAGCGGCACCCTTATAAGTTTGCTGTTGCTGCAGGCTCTGGTTATTATCATTCAAAGACGACGATGACGACGACTTCTTGGCAGAGGATTTCTTGTTCTTCCGGCAACCACCCCCGACAGGGATGTTGCG includes the following:
- the LOC140819548 gene encoding dof zinc finger protein DOF5.6-like encodes the protein MTSLQVCMDSSDWFQQGTPNITAMDSSTITPQSDQEDMLTCTRTLLEGRVIRPQHEQALKCPRCESTHTKFCYYNNYSLSQPRYFCKACRRYWTKGGTLRNIPVGGGCRKNKKSSAKKSSSSSSLNDNNQSLQQQQTYKGAAAQSVPSPLSSYYNHDNADPTDRFPLAFPDQIHFPSLHSNGILNGNMNSHHSSFLLENPAPVDHFSENKYASLFGGRDFMGINGDNFGAINDNFGGIFYQSGIENLSTAGTQLQYENHHELDVKPMNTSNILSLEWHNLQQEAACNPETGIGYPGGINGSWTGLMNAFGSSINPML